One Glycine max cultivar Williams 82 chromosome 4, Glycine_max_v4.0, whole genome shotgun sequence DNA segment encodes these proteins:
- the LOC100776377 gene encoding uncharacterized protein — MTETSIRAGNIDVYGFLEPQSIQRSGQSQFESENYMKNWMQNSKRDVYLGAYLNGAHWQMAVILPKENVVIWFCSLHNKPDNYLKGIINIALKGLDDTQQSKSKSPVID; from the exons atgactgagacaagtatacGAGCCGGGAATatcgatgtgtatggattcctcgagccacagtctatCCAGAGATCTggccaatcacaatttgaatcagaaaattACATGAAGAACTGGATGCAAAATTCAAAACGGGATGTgtaccttggagcctacctgaatgg tgcacattggcaaatggccgtcattttgcctaaggaaaatgttgtcatttggttttgttcgttgcataataagccagacaactaccttaaaggCATAATTAATAt tgctttgaaaggacttgacgatactcaacaaagtaaatccaagtctcct